Proteins encoded together in one Candidatus Methylomirabilota bacterium window:
- a CDS encoding cysteine hydrolase family protein, with translation MDKTALLIIDAQQEYFAPVGKIVLPDGPQAITRIARALEWARARQIPVFHIVHESRRPNATTFVPGSPALAIHPAVTPAAGEPVIQKHLPGSFTNTPLEDELRKHGVERVIVSGFMTQMCCDTTAREAAHRGFKVTLLSDATAAMDVRGPDGAVIPHDVVHRTHLGSLNGFLAEVKRTDEVTT, from the coding sequence ATGGACAAGACGGCGCTGCTCATCATCGACGCTCAGCAGGAGTACTTCGCGCCCGTCGGGAAGATCGTGCTGCCCGACGGGCCCCAGGCGATCACCCGGATCGCCCGGGCCCTCGAGTGGGCCCGGGCCCGCCAGATCCCGGTCTTCCACATCGTGCACGAGAGCCGGCGGCCGAACGCCACCACGTTCGTCCCCGGCAGCCCGGCGCTGGCGATCCATCCCGCGGTCACGCCGGCGGCCGGCGAGCCGGTGATCCAGAAGCACTTGCCCGGCTCGTTCACCAACACGCCGCTGGAGGACGAGCTCCGGAAGCACGGGGTCGAGCGCGTCATCGTCTCGGGCTTCATGACGCAGATGTGCTGCGACACCACGGCCCGCGAGGCCGCCCACCGCGGCTTCAAGGTCACCCTGCTCTCGGACGCCACGGCGGCCATGGACGTCCGCGGCCCGGACGGGGCCGTGATCCCGCACGACGTCGTGCACCGCACCCACCTCGGCAGCCTCAACGGGTTCCTGGCCGAGGTCAAGCGCACCGACGAGGTCACCACGTAG
- a CDS encoding benzoate-CoA ligase family protein encodes MSEFAWLEAPLAYERVPERFNMVPVLVDRHLAAGRGERRAILTPDRAVTYGELAAGVARAAHLFQRLGVQLEQRVAILLPDSPEFVYAFLGAMKAGMVPVPLSTLGSPDEYDYALRDSRAVALVTHARLYGQVERVWPAVPTLRHCLVVAGDPPRTVPFEAAHAAEPSSFDAALTHRDDMAYWLYSSGTTGRPKAIIHLHHDMLFCVEPYVRHVLGLAADDRTFAVPRLFFSYGLTSCVYLPFWCGASTVLVADRPDPPRVFELCAKLRPTVFFSVPTSFAALLREAETAPPDLSSLRLCVSAGEPLPAPLYERWVRRTGVECLDGLGATEVGYIYVSNRPGAVRPGSSGQLLPGYRAKIVDEAGREAPPDAVGDLWMSGESLAAGYWNKHEKTRAAFHGEWFRTGDRYRVDADGYYVYQGRADDLLRVGGNWVSPLEVEACLLEHPAVAECAVVGGLDADGLLKPRAYVVVHRGTGADGLEDALRAHARTRLPPFKVPRWVTVVDELPKTATGKVQRFRLRA; translated from the coding sequence ATGAGCGAGTTCGCCTGGCTCGAGGCGCCGCTCGCCTACGAGCGGGTGCCCGAGCGCTTCAACATGGTGCCGGTGCTGGTGGACCGGCATCTCGCCGCCGGCCGGGGCGAGCGGCGGGCCATCCTCACCCCCGACCGCGCCGTCACCTACGGCGAGCTGGCCGCGGGCGTGGCGCGGGCCGCCCACCTCTTCCAGCGTCTGGGTGTCCAGCTCGAGCAGCGGGTGGCCATCCTCCTTCCGGATTCGCCGGAGTTCGTGTACGCGTTCCTGGGCGCGATGAAGGCCGGGATGGTGCCGGTTCCGCTCTCCACGCTGGGCTCACCCGACGAATACGACTATGCCCTGCGGGACAGCCGCGCCGTCGCCCTCGTCACCCACGCGCGCCTCTACGGACAGGTCGAGCGAGTGTGGCCGGCGGTGCCCACGCTCCGCCACTGCCTCGTCGTCGCCGGCGACCCGCCGCGGACCGTCCCGTTCGAGGCCGCCCACGCCGCGGAGCCGTCGAGCTTCGACGCCGCCCTCACCCACCGCGACGACATGGCCTACTGGCTCTACTCGTCCGGCACCACGGGGCGGCCGAAGGCGATCATCCACCTCCACCACGACATGCTCTTCTGCGTGGAGCCCTACGTCCGCCACGTCCTCGGCCTGGCCGCCGACGACCGGACGTTCGCCGTCCCCCGCCTCTTCTTCTCCTACGGGCTCACCTCCTGTGTCTACCTGCCGTTCTGGTGCGGCGCCTCCACGGTGCTGGTGGCCGACCGGCCCGATCCCCCGCGGGTGTTCGAGCTCTGCGCCAAGCTCCGCCCCACCGTGTTCTTCTCGGTCCCCACCTCGTTCGCCGCGCTCCTGCGCGAGGCGGAGACGGCGCCGCCGGACCTCTCCTCGCTGCGCCTCTGCGTCTCGGCCGGAGAACCGCTGCCCGCCCCGCTCTACGAGCGCTGGGTCCGCCGGACGGGGGTCGAGTGCCTGGACGGGCTCGGGGCGACCGAGGTCGGCTACATCTACGTCTCGAACCGCCCCGGGGCCGTCCGGCCGGGCTCCTCCGGCCAGCTGCTCCCGGGCTATCGGGCGAAGATCGTGGACGAGGCGGGGCGCGAGGCGCCCCCGGACGCGGTCGGCGACCTCTGGATGTCGGGGGAGTCGCTGGCGGCGGGATACTGGAACAAGCACGAGAAGACCCGGGCCGCGTTCCACGGGGAGTGGTTCCGCACCGGCGACCGCTACCGGGTGGACGCCGACGGGTACTACGTCTACCAGGGACGGGCCGACGACCTCCTGCGGGTCGGGGGCAACTGGGTCTCCCCGCTCGAGGTCGAAGCGTGTCTGCTCGAGCATCCCGCCGTGGCGGAGTGCGCCGTGGTGGGCGGGCTCGACGCGGATGGGCTGCTGAAGCCCCGAGCGTACGTGGTCGTGCACCGTGGCACGGGGGCCGACGGGCTCGAGGACGCGCTCCGGGCCCATGCCCGGACGCGCCTTCCGCCCTTCAAAGTCCCCCGCTGGGTCACCGTCGTGGACGAGCTGCCCAAGACCGCCACCGGCAAGGTGCAGCGCTTCCGCCTCCGGGCATGA